In the genome of Ammoniphilus sp. CFH 90114, the window GGGATAGATGTATAATATTTCTCAGTATTATGTGCTTCTATTGCTTCCATTAGAATTGGTATTCTTGAACTTAACCATTCAATATTGGACCAACGAACTAAAATCCCCTCTACTTTGGATTTATTAAACTCAGTGACGAGATAATCCTCAACTAGACCTCTTGTTTTTTCTAACCCATGTTCTTCATAAAAACGAACTATATATCTCGCTTGTGGAATTTCAATTTCGTCATGCGGTGGATATCCAATCTCAACCATAATTAATTTAAATTTTTTGATGTCTGATTCAGTTTCTTCTATGGCGTCAGCGATATCTTTTAAGTTTAGTGCGTGCATTTGCACATTCATAGCTTCTGCGAACTTTATCATGGGTTGAGTGGCTTGTCTTAGTTGTTCCTGAATTACTGCCATGTTTTCCGTAGCTTCTTTAAATACTTCATTAAAACGACTTAAATCAGGTAATTGTAAGTGCACCTCTATTCCCCCATTGCATCCCATTATAATATTTTTAAATTTAGTGAATCCATGTTTATCAAGAAGGATTCTACAGCTAACCTTTTACTCCTCCGTAAAGATACTATTGTAAATCGTATGATAGGATGTGTATCCTACATAAAACTCAACCGATTCCTCAAGAGCACCTAGATCATACAAATTCTTATATCCGCTAGTAGTTGTATTTGTAGATAGATTTCTTAAGCAATGTTTTATAGCCCCGTAATGCCCATGATATTTATTTGCTAATCGGACAAAACAACTGGCAATGAACCCCATCAGAATACTTGAACCATCTTTTCTCTTTAGCCATATCTTTATAAAATTGAATAATAAGTTCTTGGTTTCATAAAGTGTCTCCTTACAAGATAATTAATTACCTTGATTTTACAATATTTATTTACATAAATCTTTAAAGAACTTAGTTATTTTAATTTTTGGTTTGAACCAATGGAATCCTAAGAGTAATACTAAAAGGAAAGAGAGGCGTGAGATCAAAGTTGAAAGAAGCGGTAGAATTGTTCTCTAATATGTAACTAGTAGCTTTGTCAAAAGCTTGAATTGGGTCACACTTAGTAATTATTAATTCATTTTACTAAGTTGTCACATCCCATTGATAGAATAGGGGAAACAGAAGAAGCTAAGATTGGTCTTATTTTGTTAAAATATGCCTTTGTTTTAAAAGTTTATTTCATAGTAAATACCCATATATTGGTTGTATAAGTGAAGGCTAGTAGATATAATTTATTTAACAAATTTAATAGGATGGGGTGTTCATTGTGGCAAAGGGTTCGATAAATAAAGAGGAATTATTACTTCAAAGTTTTGATATATTAAAAAATAATTTAGAGGGTAATAGTGATAAAATACAAGAAATTATTGCAAAAATAGCAAAAAGTAATACATCATTATCAATTGATATGTGGCGATATGTTCTCGTAAATGGAGAAGCTATTATAAAAAGAAATGGATATAGTTTTACTGCTGGGATGTTGTATAGCTTAAAACGTACGATTGGTAATGAAGAAGTAATAACAGTTTTAAATGAAAATGAAGAAATACTAGAATGTGTTTTCGGCAAATCTAATAGTATTAGTTCGAGTTACATTTGGGATGCCTTAAAGTTTGGATATATTGAACTTGCGGAAAAAATGTATTCCTTAGTTAAAAAAAATCGCTATAAAGATGATTCTCTAGCAGAAATTGTTGAGGAAATATGTGATTCTTTTGCTTCAGAATTTGATTACATTCATGATGTAGATGATGACGACAATGACAATTACGATGATTCTATTGAGGATAGAGAACGTGCAAATCAAGTTGCAAGTGTGCTATTAAAATGGGTAGGTAATATAAGAGATAAAGAAGCAAAAGCTCGGATCACAGTTTCATTGATTGACTATGTTTAATTATATAACTTAATTAAGCAACCTCATGTTTTTTTGCATGAGGTTTTTTTAAGAGAGGTGGGAGAAATTCTATGGAGCAAGTTATTAAAAAAATTAGCAATCGTTTTTTAGAAGAAGCTAAGTCGTCACCTCAATTATTAGCGGATATGGCAGCAATGGAAAAATACATGGCTGAAAGTTACGGGGAACGTATTTTTATAGAGTTATTACAAAATGCAGATGATGCAAAATCAAATCGTATTACTTTCTATAGTAAAAATGGTCATATATTCTTTGCAAATGATGGAAAACCATTTAATGAACAAGATATTGAAAGCATTTGTCGTTCAGGGGCAAGCTCTAAAAAGCGAGGAGAATCAATTGGGTATCGAGGTATTGGGTTTAAAAGCACTACATTTCTAACTAACACTATTATAATTCACTCCAATAATGTTGGATTCACCTTCTCAAAGGAATTGTGTGCTAAGAAATTACAGATTTCGGATAGCAATAAAGTACCAACTGTTCGTATTCCTTTACATGTAGAAGATATTGAATACGAAATAGCTGAGGAAGTACAAAAACTCTATAAGGAAGGTTATAGAACCATTTTTATTTTTATGGATGCTCGATTAAGTGTATTGGAGGAGGAATTAGCTGCCGTAAATGATGGGTACTTCTTATTTCTTAACAATATTCAAATAATCCAAATTAACATTTCGACGATTTATAGAAATTTCAAGGTATTAAGAGACCATCAACGAGTTTGCATTCAAGAAGATGGATATGAAAAGAAAGAATGGTACATTGTTGCTGATAGACAAAACAAATCTGTGCAGCTTGGTTTTAAGATAGGTGAACAAGGTCAGGTTATTGCTTGTGATAGGGAAGAAGGGGTATTTCATTGTTATTTGCCAACCTCGGAATTTACTGGTTTTCCTTTTAAAATCAATTGTGACTTTTCAACAGACCCAAGTCGAAAACATTTAACTTGGGATGAAAAGACTAAAAGGGGTTTAAAAAATGCTGCAGAACAGTTATTTAATACCACAGTTGTAATCTTGCAAGAAGGTCACGAATCATTGCTACATATTTTTTCATTACTTGAAAAACGTCAATCTTTCTCGAAGTTTTCTAACTATATGTACGATAATTTTGTTCATCTAATAAAAAATGAAAAATGGATTCCCTTATACAACGGTGAAAAAATTAGTGCCATTGAATACAAACGAAAACCACGGTTTTTAGAACCATCTGAATTTAGATGGATGCGGGAGCATTCTTCACTGAAACACCTTACACCAATTGCAAGTCTACAACAAAATAGTTCATTAGATAACTTCTTGGAGTCATTTGCGAATGGAATGTATGAAATTCCAGATTGGATAACCATCTTATCAGAGAGAGAGTTTGTAGTTAAATTAGATCAGACTTTATTGGGTAAACTCTATGGTCAATTAATGAAGTCGGTTCGTTCTAAAATGGTGCTTAATAAAGAGGTATTTCAACTGGAAACATGCTATATAAAAAATGATCAAAGTGAACTGATGCTATGGGGAAGTAAAGGAATAGAATATGCAAAATCGTTCATTTCGGAGTTCCTAAATTCACTAACAGATAATGATATAAAATGGATTAATAATACCTATAATACCAGCTTTACAAAGGAGCTATCCTTTGATAATAATCGTTTGAATACATCTAGTAACGCGGATTCTAATATTTTTGCAAGTTCGTTAACCTCCATTTTTTCATCGAAAAAAAAGGCAATCTCAATCTCAAAATGGCGTGCAGCAGAATATCAATGTATAGAATTTGAGCAAATGCAAGGAAATCAGGCTAAAGATGTTAGTAAACAGAACTTAGGCTATGACGTGCATAGTGAAACTAAAACAGGTGAGAAACGCTATATTGAGGTAAAATCTATTTCTAATCGAAATGCCGAAGTTTCGTTGACGAATAATGAATATACGGCAGCACATCAATATGGTGATGCCTACTACTTGTGTATTATCTATCAACAAGATGACCAACTATTATTAGAATATATACAGAATCCCTTAAAGCACTTAAAGTTAGAGAAGCGTGTTAAACAATGGGAATGGATTTGTGACGATTATATCGGTGAAAAATTTGTATTAGATTTCAACAACTAGATCTATAGTATATTTGAGTAGTCATTGAAGTATGGGGACTCTATTGTTAAATATGGCATATGGCAAAAGGGCTGTAATCAAATTATAGCCCTTTTGCCATATTTTAATATCATACTCAACTATTATTTCTATAGAAAAATATACTGCCAAAAACGCATTGTTTCTATTAGCTAATACCCATCTTGGATTATATAGCGTTTATGATTCAGTTCCATAACAACTTTGATTTTACGTGTGTATAGGGTTAACGAAATATGAATTTCACTCGTCGATCATTGCCCAAAATTTATACGATGCTTGAATGGGGGGTTGTTAAAGCTGGAGATATTATTATGGCCAAAGATCGTGGAGATGAAGGATCACTTTTGAAATACGGTAATCTCTTAGTTAATGGTAAAGAGCTGTCAATGCAAATGTAGCTTAAAGAGGTTTACGGGTGGTCAAGTGTTCAGACTTATATGTTTGCAGTCCATAAAGAAAGTGGTAAGACGCTCTCTCAAATCCTTGAGGAGTATATGAATAAGTTAGCTGCTGAAGCTGTAGAAGAACGGGAAAATCAAGAAGTAGATTGACAGTGGCATTAAGCTAATGTCTAATATATGCGGATATTACTGAAGGGTGTGAGGGTTGTGAATCTAGTTGATTTCGTTCCACAAGAACAAGAAGTTAAAGTTGCAATAGACTTAGTACAAAGGTTAGAAGTGCTTTCAACAAAACAATTGACTACCGACATCTTGGAATCTTTGCTATTTTCGACTCACTACATCACACAGCATAAAGATTTTTTTCATAAGGCAAGAAACAGACATGTTACCCTAATTTTTACAGACAAAGCTCAACTTAGCTTTAATCTTGGAGATGACTATATGGGATTAAACGCTAATCTAATTTTATATAAATTGTCATCGCTCGAAGGTAAAAACCAGACTGAACAGACGATAATATTAACAGAAGAGATGGTTCATCACTTTTGGGACTCAGCAGATGAAGTATATGTAAAAAGTATTGTATGTGAAATGATTCCTAATGTTATTTTAAACCCAGAATTGCCCGGATACATCATTGTGGGCTAGTCTTTATACAACGAATAGGAGAACTTAATTAGGCTCTCACACACAAGAAAATTTTGTTTAATTGACAATTCGTATTTTAAACAAGCCCAAGCGTATTATAGAGAGCGGAAAGTCACGAGATTACCGCAAAAATAGCTGCAGCCTCGTTTAGCTATGGTTAAACTAACTGGATTACATTAATCAGGAAGGCTACTTAGTCAATCTTCTTTTTTTGTTGAACTAAAGGGAGTATACTTTATAACATAAAAATTTGAAAAAGAACTAAAAGAATAAACCCATCAATTGCACGAATAATTAAGATGAATTTAAAACGCAATCATTTTTAACAAATAAAAAAATATGGGTGATAATTAATGGCTGAATTTGGTCAAGAGAACGTAAAGAAGTTTTTAGAGAGTTATCGACTTGAAGTAAATAAAATTGAGGAAGGAGAAGAAAAAACACCTGATTTCGAAGTCTCTTTTCAAGGGGAAAGGGTCTTTTTTTGTGAGGAGAAAACTCTTGAGTATGATGATTTTGAGGGTTGCAAAAATGATTCAACGTATAACGCTATCTCAAATCATATTCACAAAGCAACTAAGCAGTTCAACAGCGTTAATCCTAATCATGATATTCCTAACGTTCTTGCTTTTACAAATCTCGATACCTTGAAAGACATTCATGATTTATTTATTACTATTACTGGGAAAGCGTTGTTGGAACAGGGAGGTTTATTAAAGATCAGAAATGTTGGAAGAATCGAGGCAGATTTAGATTTTATTGACCTTTTTCTTTGGTTCGATAAAGATAAGTTTATAAATTTTATGCTTGGGAAAAATAGCAAATATGAAAAAGATTTA includes:
- a CDS encoding sacsin N-terminal ATP-binding-like domain-containing protein — protein: MEQVIKKISNRFLEEAKSSPQLLADMAAMEKYMAESYGERIFIELLQNADDAKSNRITFYSKNGHIFFANDGKPFNEQDIESICRSGASSKKRGESIGYRGIGFKSTTFLTNTIIIHSNNVGFTFSKELCAKKLQISDSNKVPTVRIPLHVEDIEYEIAEEVQKLYKEGYRTIFIFMDARLSVLEEELAAVNDGYFLFLNNIQIIQINISTIYRNFKVLRDHQRVCIQEDGYEKKEWYIVADRQNKSVQLGFKIGEQGQVIACDREEGVFHCYLPTSEFTGFPFKINCDFSTDPSRKHLTWDEKTKRGLKNAAEQLFNTTVVILQEGHESLLHIFSLLEKRQSFSKFSNYMYDNFVHLIKNEKWIPLYNGEKISAIEYKRKPRFLEPSEFRWMREHSSLKHLTPIASLQQNSSLDNFLESFANGMYEIPDWITILSEREFVVKLDQTLLGKLYGQLMKSVRSKMVLNKEVFQLETCYIKNDQSELMLWGSKGIEYAKSFISEFLNSLTDNDIKWINNTYNTSFTKELSFDNNRLNTSSNADSNIFASSLTSIFSSKKKAISISKWRAAEYQCIEFEQMQGNQAKDVSKQNLGYDVHSETKTGEKRYIEVKSISNRNAEVSLTNNEYTAAHQYGDAYYLCIIYQQDDQLLLEYIQNPLKHLKLEKRVKQWEWICDDYIGEKFVLDFNN